Genomic window (Chryseobacterium bernardetii):
TTGGCTAAAAAGAAACCCATCAAATCTCATAAGACTTAATGGGTTATTCTATATTAAACTAAATATATATTACCAGTTCTTATCAATCATATAAATAATATGCGTCATAGCTACAGCTCCTAACAGAAGCTCTCTTCTGTTAACTTTATCAAAGGTATCTTCTTCTGTATGGTGGATGTCAAAATAACGTTGAGAATCGGGCATCAGTTCGGCTGCAGGAATTCCCATGTCATGAAGTGGATAAAGATCTGTTCCGGAAAATTTTTCTTCAAAGTTATACACTCCATAAGGAAGGAATAATTTTGACCAACTCTGAATCTGTTTCCTTTTGGCATCATCCATATCCAAAGCAATACCTCTAGGGGCAAAGCCTCCGGCATCGGATTCTATGGCAAAAAGATGTTTTTCATTGGTCTCTTTTACTGTTTTACCATATTGGATACCGCCTTTTACCCCATTTTCTTCATTGGCAAAGCAAACAACTCTGATGGTATGGTTATTCTGGAGTCCTAATTTTTTGAATGTTCTTAAGACTTCAATGCTCTGAACAATTCCAGCTCCGTCATCATGAGCACCTTCACCTACATCCCAGGAATCAAGGTGTCCGCCTACTACAATTACACTTTGGTCTTTCTTTCCTGTAATTTCACCAATCACGGAGTGGGAGAGTTTTTCTCCTTTCATTCCGCAGTTGGAATTAAGCTTTGCCGTAATTTTTTGATTCTTTAATAAGGTTTCCAGCTCATCTGCTGTAGTGCTTCCGATTGCTACGGCAGGAATTTTAGAGACGCTTTCTTCATAGCGCATTGCTCCTGTATGAGGAACATCATCAAATGCTGAGGAAAGAGAGCGGATAATCGCAAATTTTCCTCCTTTTTTGGCAGTTAAAGATGCTGCTGTGGTTCTGTACTTAGCTGCATCACCATATCCTTTAAAAGTTTCTATGAATGATTG
Coding sequences:
- a CDS encoding M28 family peptidase encodes the protein MKKILGTSLLCLGMAVFGQTKEDSIQFSKISLEVLNNGKGYSDLRELTKNIGHRLSGSEAYEKSVQWAAQKLRDAGADKVWLQDVMIPVWVRGKESLHIKTSNGNWKNLKMLSLGNSEGTGRKDVSGEIIMVKSMDEYNKLSPEQVKDKILFFNYAFKQSFIETFKGYGDAAKYRTTAASLTAKKGGKFAIIRSLSSAFDDVPHTGAMRYEESVSKIPAVAIGSTTADELETLLKNQKITAKLNSNCGMKGEKLSHSVIGEITGKKDQSVIVVGGHLDSWDVGEGAHDDGAGIVQSIEVLRTFKKLGLQNNHTIRVVCFANEENGVKGGIQYGKTVKETNEKHLFAIESDAGGFAPRGIALDMDDAKRKQIQSWSKLFLPYGVYNFEEKFSGTDLYPLHDMGIPAAELMPDSQRYFDIHHTEEDTFDKVNRRELLLGAVAMTHIIYMIDKNW